In Caloramator sp. E03, the sequence TAAAACGACAAAGATAATTATAAAGAAGTTTTAAGGTTAAGTAAATATGAGGTTTAAGGAATTATAAAGTAACTTGTCAACTGGTGGCACTTTTTTTCTCTTTTCTCCATCTCCGGTGCCAGGCACCAAGGATAAGGTACCAAGGATAATTACCAAAATTAAAATTCAATGAGTAAATATTCGTCATAGAACTCAAAGCCGAGGGCTTTATATGCTTTAACTGCAGGCATGTTATTTTTTCTAACTATTAAGGTTGGTATTTTTCCTTTTGAAATAATTCTACTGCAAAGATTAGATACAACAGCTTTACAGTATCCCCTTCCTCTATGTTCAGGTAAAGTGTAAACTGCACCTATTTGACTAATTCTATCAGTTGAAGTTTGAATGTTTGCTCCAGCAACGATAAGATTATCCTTAATTAAAAACAAATAATCTTCATCTTTAGATCTTTGATTTAATGACTTTATAGCTTCGTCTTTTGTATATTTCATATTTCCAAAACCTTTTATGTTTGTTTCAACTATAAAATCTGTGATACAATCTAAATCGATTTCATGGAAACTTTTTATTTCAACTTCAGGTATTATAAATTCTTTAAAATTGTTATTTACGAAATAATAGGAATCACTAATGTTTCCACTTTGTTTTAAAGATTTTAATTCATTATATAAAGGTTCAATAAATTTTTTCATCCCTAATAAAAATTTAAACTCATTATTTTTCATTAAATCTATAAAATGCGGTATAGCATTTTTGCTTTCAAAATGAGGTATGCAGCTTCCAAGATTGTAAAAGGGTATTATACCCTTTAAAATTCCATTTTCAAAATATCCATAATAATCTCCGCATCTTCTCAAATCTTTTTTATTTTCAAGCCCGAAATATTTAACATTTCCTATTAAAAAAGTTGTGTCAATGTGATTTCTTTCAAGGTATTCTTCAACAACAGGTTTGTCTTTTTCATTTAAAATTCTTATCATAATATCCCTCCAATAAAAAATAATAAAAAATCTCACAAAGACACTAAAAAGTGACTCCGTGAGATAAATCACGTGTAGGATAAAATCCCTGTGCAGCTTTTAATGCACACTCACTTATTAATATTATATTAACTATATATAACATATATGTCAACAGATAGTAAGTTGATTGATGGGATAGCTGTTAATGCTACAAGTGCCACCATAAAAGGGAAATAAATATATAGCTGGTTGTCCTAGAATATCATAAAAATATTTGATATTTTGATAATATTTATAATCAGTTTACTAATAAAGTATTTTGTTTTACAAAATTAAAAAAGTCATTGACAAACGAAAGCAAACATAATAAAATGAAATCAAATGAAAGTATACAAAAGTGAAAATGAAATTGATACAATATTTAGACATAAGGATTTAAATATTTAAAATATAATGTTTTTATTGAAATGTCGGAGGAGTTTTGTATGTTCAGTGAAGAGAGAAAAATGCAGATAATAAGCCTCCTAAAGGAACAAGGTAATATTAAGGTTTCTGATTTAGCAAAAATTTATGATGTGTCTGAAGTTACTATAAGAAAGGATCTTCAGGAATTAGAAGAAGAAGGGCTTATAAAAAGGGTTCATGGAGGTGCAGTACTAAATAATAGTATAAAATTTGAACCTACATTTTCAGAAAAATCCGACAAATATATTCAGGAGAAAGAAAGCATAGGAAAAGCTTCAGCAAAGCTTATAAAGGATGGAGATATAATAGCTCTTGATGCAGGAACAACCACGCTTCAGATTGCAAAAAACATAACTGCAAAGAATTTGACTGTTGTAACTAATTCTCTTGATATAGCATATCAGCTTTCAAGCAAGAAAGATATTGAAGTAATAGTTACAGGTAGTTTATTAAGATGGGAAACAAGAGCTTTTGTAGGGCCATTAACTGATATGACATTAAAAAATATAAGGGTAGATAAGGCTTTTATAGGTACAAATGGAATATCATTAAAATTTGGGCTTACAACGCCAAATATAACTGAGGCAAATACGAAGAAAACATTGATAAGTATATCTCAGCAGATTATTGTTGTTTGTGATCATTCAAAATTCAACTCAGTTTGTTTTGCAAAAATAGTTGATATTGACGAAATCGATATTGTTGTTACTGACAGTGGTATTGATAAGTCAATTAAAAAACAATTTGAAAAAGCAGGAGTTGAACTTACTATATCAGAATTGGAGGTAAATTAATGATTTTTACTGTTACATTGAATCCAGCTGTTGACAAAACCCTTAGGATTCCTAATTTTAGTGTTGGACAAGTAAATAGGGTAGAATCTTTAAGAGTAGATGCAGGAGGAAAGGGAATTAACGTTTCTAAAACAGTAAAAGAATTAAAGGGGGAAAGTACTGCTTTTGGATTTATTGGTGGAAAAAGTGGAGAATATATAAAAGAATATTTAGATGCTATTGGAATTAAAAATGATTTTTTATGGATAAATAGCGATATAAGAACAAATATTAAAATTGTAGATACTATAAATAATACTTTTACAGATATAAATGAAGCAGGCCCTACTGTAAGTCAAAAGGACTTAGAAAAAATTATGAAAAAAATATTAGATGCTGCTTATGAAAACTCTGTACTTGTATTATCAGGGAGTATACCAAATGGTTTAGGAAGCAGCACGTACAAAGATATCATCGAGTATGTTTCACCTAAAAATGTTAAAGTAATACTTGATGCTGAAGGAGAGCTCTTTACTGAGGGGATTAAAGCTTCACCATATCTTGTAAAGCCAAATAAGTATGAGCTTGAAAAGGCATTCAACATAAAAATTGACAATGACTTAGTGCTTATTGAGGTTTGCAGGAAAGTAATAGCTATGGGAGTTAAATATGTAGTTGTTTCCCTTGGTGAGAATGGTTCTGTAATGGTTAGCAAAGATAAAGTTTTAAAGGCAAAGGGGCTAAAAGTAGATGTAAAAAGCACTGTTGGTGCAGGTGATTCTATGGTAGCAGCCTTAGCACTTTCGATTGAGAGAAATTATGAAATGGATTATGCTTTAAGGTTTGCAGCAGCTACAAGTACAGCAAACGTTATGACAGAAGGTACACAGACAGCTGAATATGAAGTTATAAATGAGCTTATTAACAAAATTGAGATTGTAGAGATTAATATGTAAAGGAGAGAAGAAAATGAATATAGCAGAAATTATGAACGAAAAAATGATAAAGTTGCAGCTTGATTCAAAGGATAAGATATCAGTTATAAGGGAACTTGCAGAGCTGCTTTATGAAAATGATAAACTTTATGACAAGGAAAAATATATTGAAGCAGTTTTAAAAAGAGAAGAGGAATTTTCAACAGGTGTTGGAATGGGAATAGCAATACCCCATGGAAAGAGCAGTGCAGTTAAAGAGCCTTCAATTGCTTTTGGAAGAAGCAAGGAAGGAATAGAGTATGGATCATTAGATGGACTGCCAGCACAGCTTTTCTTTATAATTGCAGTACCTGAAAATTCAAATGATGAACATTTGAGGTTATTAGGTCAGATATCAAGAAAGCTTATGCATAGGGAAGTAAGGGAAAAATTGCTTAATGCAGAAACCTTTAATGAAATAATTGAGGCTCTAAAATAAATTAATATAAAAAATAAAAAAGATAGGGGGAAATATGTATGAAAATTGTGGCTATTACATCCTGTCCGACGGGTATAGCTCACACTTACATGGCTGCAGAAGCACTTGAAATGGCTGCTAAGGAAATGGGCGTTGAAATTAAAGTTGAAACACAAGGTTCTGTAGGAGCAGAAAATGAGTTAACAGAAAAGGATATTAAGGAGGCTAATGCTGTAATAATCGCAGCAGACACAAATGTTTCAAAGGAAAGGTTTGTAGGAAAGCCTCTAATTGAAGTAGGTGTACAGGAAGCTATCAAAAATCCTAAGGCACTTATCGAAAAAGCAAAGACTGCAAAGGTTATGACCAGTGATCTTGTTGAAGAAGTTAATAAAATTAAGGAGCAGAGAAAATCCGAAACTAAAGGACCTTACAAGCATCTTATGACAGGTGTTTCATTTATGATTCCCTTTGTTGTTGCAGGTGGAATTATAATAGCATTATCCTTTGCTTTTGGTATTAATGCATTCAAACAAGAAGGAACTCTTCCAGCAGCCTTGATGCAAATTGGTGGAGGCTCGGCATTTTCGTTAATGATTCCGATATTGGCAGGATATATTGCATATTCAATAGCTGACAGACCAGGTCTTGTTCCAGGTATGGTTGGTGGTATGCTTGCATCATCAACTGGATCAGGTTTTCTTGGAGGTATTATAGCAGGTTTTGCTGCAGGATATCTTGTTGATTTCTTAAAGAAAACAATTAAATTGCCAAAAACTCTTCAAGGTTTAATGCCTGTACTAATATTACCATTATTATCTACTCTTATTATAGGACTTTTTATGATTTATATTATTGGTAAACCAGTTGCAGCAATCAATAATGGAATGGCTGCATGGCTTAAGAATTTAAGTGGAACAAACTCTGTGCTTCTCGGAATCATTCTTGGACTTATGATGGCATTTGATATGGGAGGTCCTGTAAATAAAGCAGCGTATACTTTTGGTGTTGCAACATTATCAAGCGGACAGCCCTCAATGGTTATGGCAGCTGTTATGGCTGCTGGAATGACTCCTCCACTTGGTCTTGCACTTGCTACTATAATAGCAAAGAATAAATTTACTGCTCAGGAAATTGAAGCAGGTAAAACAGCATGGGCTCTTGGAATTTCCTTTATAACAGAAGGTGCAATACCATTTGCAGCTGCAGATCCAATAAGGGTTATTCCTTCAATAATGGTTGGTTCAGCTGTTACTGGAGCATTAAGTATGATTTTTAAATCTGCACTTGCTGTTCCACATGGAGGGATATTTGTTCTTGCAATTCCAAATGCTATAACTAATTTAGGATTATATATTATAGCAATTGCTGCAGGTACAGTTGTAACAGCATTGTTAATATCAGTGCTTAAAAAGAATGTAAAATAAATAAATTTTAATATTTAAATTTAAAAGGCAGTTTATGAAAACAAATGTTTTCTTAACTGCCTTTTTTTAGGCTGTTAAAAAAGTTTGTTTTTGTTAAGCCCCCATGAAGGATTTCCATGCACTTAATCATTTTGCTAAAGCTCATGAGAGATGCTTTTTTGAAATCCATTCACGGGGTTCTTACTGTGTTTTAATAAGGATGCTATAAAGTATTTCTATAAAGTTAAAAAAATAATTTGGTAAAAGTAAAAAAACAAGATAAATGTAGAATTTTATCGATTATATGATAAAATATGGTTAGAAGATATTTTTATGATGATAGTGAGGAAATATTATGGGCTTAGATAATAAAGTAATAAATTTTAAAGGAATGATATTAATACCTCTTATCGTAGCTTTTATTTCGGTAATGGGAGTAGGCGTTATTTCATCTTTTTTTGGGATAAGGATATTAATTGAAGGAGCAAAATATTATGGAATTGATATTACAAAGATGCTTGCAGAACAAATAGAAAGTAATAGTTTATCATTGGAAGCTATTGATGAAGCTGTTGAAAACAGAATTAAAGTTATAGGGCAAGCTATTATCTTAAGCTCACAAAAACCAAGCAGCAGCTTTTTAAAAAAATTAGCTAAAGATTTTGATGTTTATGAAATAAATTGGTTTAGTAAAGATGGAGTAATATTGTATTCAAATATTGATGAATATGTTGGTTTTAAAGTCCCAAAGAACCACCCAATAGAAAAATTTATGAATTCTAATTTAAAAATATATGTTGAAGAAGATATCAGAAAGGATACAGAATCAGACAGATTTTTAAGATATGGATATATTAAAAATACAGATGGAAGCTTTATTCAAGTTGGAATTTTATCTGATGATATATTTAAATTAAAAGGTAGATTTCAATACCAAAAACAGATTGATAGCTTAAGATTTAATAAAAACGTTGTTTTTGCATATTATTATGACGCTAAATTAAGGGAATTAGCAAGGATGGAAAAGGGTAGTACATATAAACTGACAGCTGCAGATGAGTCATATAAGAAAGCTTTAAATCATAGCTACTCTGTTGAAGAAATAAGGGATAGCTTATCAGGTAAAAGGTTTATGAAGGTTACTGTGCCAATTATATATAATAATTATGTAATTGGTATTTTAGTAGTCGGAGTGACATTAGATAATTTTTACAGCATAACTCAAAAATACATAATAGCATCATCTTTAATTGCATTTATATTATGCTGCTTTATAATTATCTTTTTAAATAGAAAAATTAAACGTCCATTAGAAAGTTTATCGGTGGATGTAATCAAAATCGATTTAGAAAATAATTTGGATTATAGGCTAAATATTGAAAAGGATGATAATTTTAAAGGTTTAAAATCAATCATAAATGAAATGTTAGACAGGATATCTAAGTATTTTTATGATTTAAAGGAAAGCCATGAGGAAATTGCTGCATCTAATGAGGAATTAGCTGCAAGTCTTGAACAGCTTACAGCTACTGAGGAAGAGTTAAAAGCACAATATGATGAACTTCAAAGCTATTCAGAAAAGATTGAGGAACTTCAACAAAAATATGATATTGCAATAAAAGCAAGCAATAGCGGTGTTTGGGAAATAGATTTAAACAATATGACAATAAATATTTCAGAGAACATACTGGATATTCTAGGGAAAAATCTAGTTAGAAATGGGAACGTACATGATGTTTTAGATAAAATTTTATTAAATGAAGATAAAGAAAAATTGATTCAAAAGTTTAGAAAACATCAGGAGGGAGAGAAGGAATATATAAACCATCAAGTTAAGGTTGTAGATAAAAATGGAAATATCAAGTGGCTTTTGATTGCTGGTAGGGGGATTTTTGATTCTAAAGGTATAATTAAAAGATTGTATGGCATTTTTATTGATACTACGGATTTGAAAAAGAAAGAAAGACAGATTGAATATATGGCATATCATGATCAGCTTACAGGGCTTCCAAATAGAGCAATGTTTAATAATATAATTAATGAAGAATTAGGTAAAGGAAGCAAAGGGGCATTAATGCTTGTTGATTTAGATAATTTTAAAAATGTAAATGATATAATGGGACATGTTTGTGGCGATGAATTATTAAAGAAATTAGGAGATATTTTTAAAACTTTTTCTAATGACAAATTGTTTTTCTTTAGATTTGGAGGAGATGAATTTTTAATTTTAATTAAGGATGAGGATAGAATTAATATTGTTAGTAAATTTGCAAGGGCAATACTTGAAGCGATTAAACATGAATCAGCCTTTGTAGTTCAAGGAATTAATGTTACAGCTTGTATAGGCATTGCATTTTACCCTAAAGATGGTAGTAATTTAAAAGAGCTTCTTATGAAAGCTGATACTGCAATGTATAGAGCAAAGTATGAAGGGAAGAACAAGTATTTATATTTTTATGATGAAATGACAGATGTTTTAAAAGAGAGGGTTGAAATTGAGGGGTTACTTAAAAAAGCAGTAGAAAATAATGAAATTAATCTTTTATATCAGCCGATAGTTGATGCAAAATCAGGAGAAATAGCTTCTTTTGAGGCACTTATAAGGCTTAAAAATTCTAATATTTCTCCAGCTAAATTTATACCTATTGCAGAGGAAACGAACCTTATTATTCCAATTGGATATTGTGTTATAAAGGAAGTGGCAAGGCAAATTAGTAGGTGGAAAGAATGTGGATTTAAGATAAGGCCTGTTTCTATAAATGTATCTGCAAAGCAAATAAAAGATGATAAGTTCATAGATACACTAAAAGGTATTATTGAAGAATATAAATTAGATGCTAAGTCTATAGAAATTGAAATTACAGAAAGTATAATGCTTGAGAAGAAAGATGAAATAATGAAGAAAATTGAATATATTAAAAAATTAGGTTTTTCTGTAGCACTAGATGACTTTGGAACAGGATATTCATCACTTAACTATTTAACATTTCTTAATATTGATAAAATTAAGCTTGATAAATCCCTTTGTGATAAGTTTTTAGAAGATGAAAATATAAAGGTCATGGAAAGCATTATAATGCTTATTCAGAGCCTAAATCTTAAAGTTACAGCTGAAGGTATTGAAGATGTTAATAAACTAAACATACTAAAAAAAATAGGATGCGACTATGTACAGGGCTATGTATTTAGTAAGCCTTTGCCTAAAGAGGAGATAAATAATCTGCTGAATAAAGAATGAAAGAAAATCTAAAAACATTAGCTTAAAATTAAAATATTTTATATTGCATAAATTAAAAAAAAGGAATATCATATTATTAATACAAAAATTTACTTATATTCTTTTACTAAGGTTATCTTATAGAATAAAAATTGTTTCCTTTTATGAGGGAACATTTTTTTATTGAATATTATAACCTTTAAGACAAAATTTATATTAAGGAGGCGAAATAGCCAAAGGCTATTTGGTTATGGAAAATGTACTTCATTTAGGACTTGATGCTGGTTCAACAACAGTTAAACTTGTAATATTAGATAGTAAAGGTAATATTTTATACAGCAGATACCAAAGGCATTTTTCTGATATTAAGAATATAATATCAGGTTTAATAAATGAGGCCTATAAGAATTTTAAAGGTTTTAATATAACAATAAATGTTACAGGTTCTGCAGGGCTTTCTGTATCAAAATGGCTTAAAGTTCCTTTTGTACAGGAAGTTATTGCAGCAACTAAAAGTGTTGAAAAGTATATACCTAAGACAGATGTTGCAATAGAGCTTGGAGGAGAAGATGCAAAGATTACTTATTTCAATGGAAGCATTGAACAGAGGATGAACGGTACCTGTGCAGGAGGTACAGGTGCATTCATTGATCAAATGGCAACGCTTCTTCAAACTGATGCTAGTGGGCTTAATGAGCTTGCGAAGGGATATAAGGTAATATATCCTATCGCAGCAAGGTGTGGAGTATTTGCTAAAACCGATATACAGCCTCTTTTAAATGAAGGAGCAGCAAAAGAGGATATTGCAGCATCTATATTTCAATCTGTAGTAAATCAGACAATAAGTGGACTTGCCTGTGGAAGACCGATAAGGGGAAGAATTGCCTTCCTTGGAGGTCCTCTTTACTTTTTATCGGAGCTTAGAAAAAGATTTATAGAAACACTTAACCTAAAAGAAGATGAGGTTATCTTCCCAGAAAACTCACAGCTTTTTGTTGCGTTAGGGGCAGCACTTTTATCTTTTGAGAATAATATAATTTCATTTAAAGAGTTAAGGGACAGGCTCCGCAATTTAAACACAATATCTGAGAAAGAAGTACAAAGGTTAAGACCTCTTTTTAAGGATGAAATAGAGTTAAAAGAATTTAAAGCAAGGCATGAAAAAAATAAAGTTAAAAGGGCAGACATAAAAAGTGCAAAGGGAAATTGCTTTCTTGGAATTGATGCTGGCTCTACTACAACGAAGGCTGTTTTAATAAATGATAATGGTGAGCTTTTGTATTCTCATTATGGAAGTAACGAAGGCAATCCATTAGGATCAACTATTAAGATATTAAAAGAGATATATAGTATAATGCCAAAGGATTTGAAAATAGCAAATTCTGCCGTAACCGGATATGGAGAAGGGCTTATAAAGTCTGCACTTTCTGTTGATATTGGGGAGATTGAAACAGTAGCTCATTATAAAGCTGCACAGTTTTTCCTGCCAGGGGTTGATTTTATACTGGATATAGGCGGCCAGGATATGAAATGCCTTAAAGTTAAAAATGGGGTTATAGAAAGCATAATGTTAAATGAGGCATGCTCTTCAGGATGCGGTTCTTTTATTGAAACTTTTGCAAATTCTCTTAATATGACGGTTGATGAGTTTGCTAATTCAGCTCTTTTAGCAGAAAATCCTGTTGATCTTGGTTCAAGGTGCACTGTATTTATGAATTCGAGGGTAAAGCAGGCTCAAAAAGAGGGAGCAACTGTTGGGGATATATCTGCAGGATTATCCTATTCAGTAATAAAAAATGCTCTTTTAAAGGTTATAAAGATAAGGGATCCAAAATTGCTTGGAAATAAAATAATACTTCAAGGTGGAACCTTTTATAATGATGCTGTTTTAAGAGCCTTTGAGATAATATCAGAAAGGGAAGCTGTAAGGCCTGATATTTCAGGACTTATGGGTGCCTTTGGGGCTGCTTTAATTGCAAAGGAGAATTTTAAAGAAGGATATGAAAGTACTCTTTTAAAGTTAGATGATATAAAAAGCTTTTCTACACAAATAGATATGAAAAGATGTGGACTTTGTACAAATAATTGCCTTCTTACTATTAATAAGTTTAGTGATGGAAGGGAGTTTATATCAGGCAACAGATGTGAGAGAGGTCAGAAGGGAATTGTTAAAAATAATAACCTTCCAAATCTTTTTAGATATAAGTATGCAAGAATATTTAATTATAAACCTCTTGATGAAAGTGAAGCTAAAAGAGGGACTATAGGTATACCAAGGGTTTTAAATATATATGAAAACTATCCTTTTTGGTTTACATTTTTTACAAGGCTTGGATTTAGAGTTGAACTATCTCCAGCTTCAACACGAAAAATATATGAGCTTGGAATAGAAACAATACCTTCAGAGTCAACCTGCTATCCTGCAAAGATAAGCCATGGCCATATTATGAGCCTTGTAAATAAAGGAATTAAGAACATATTTTATCCCTGTGTTCCTTACGAAAGAAAGGAATTTGAAGAAGCAGATAATCATTATAACTGCCCTATTGTTTCAACTTATGCTGAAGTTATAAGAAATAACATGGATATATTAAAAGAAAAGAATATAAACTTTATTAGCCCATTCCTTTCTCTTGATGATGAAAAGAAATTAAAAATAAGGCTTTATGAGGAATTTAAAGATTTTGGAATATCAAAAGATGAGATAAATGATGCAGTTGATGAGGCATTAACTGAAGTAGAAAGGGTAAATAATGATATAAGGAAAAAAGGTGAAGAAGCACTTAAATATATAAAAGAGAATAATATTAAAGCTATTGTCCTTGCAGGGCGTCCCTATCATATAGATCCTGAAATAAACCATGGAATTCATGAAATGATAAACAGCCTTGGAATGGCGGTTTTAACTGAAGATTCTATTTGTCATTTAGGAAATGTTGAAAGACCTTTGAGAGTTGTTGACCAGTGGATGTATCATTCAAGGTTATATGCAGCTGCAAGCTTTGTAGCAAAGCAAGACAATATTGAGCTTGTACAGTTAAATTCCTTTGGCTGTGGGCTTGATGCAATAACTACAGAGCAGGTTCAGGAAATACTTGAAGGTAACAATAAAATATATACTCTTTTAAAGATAGATGAAGTTAATAACCTTGCTGCAGCCAGGATAAGGATGCGCTCATTAAAGGCAGCTATGGAGGAGAGGGAAAAACAAAATATAAGACCTAAAAAAATAAATAATTCTTATAAAAGAGTAATATTTACAAAAGAGATGAAGGATAAACATACTATTATTGCACCACAGATGTCCCCAATACATTTTGATTTGCTTGTACATGCTTTTAGGGCAAGCGGATATAAACTTGAAGTATTGCCTTCAGTTGATAAGGATGCTGTTGAAGAAGGATTAAAATATGTAAATAATGATGCATGTTATCCTTCAATTATAGTTGTAGGTCAGATTATTGAAGCTTTAAAGTCAGGAAGGTATGATATTAATAATACTTCTGTTATGATAACCCAAACTGGTGGAGGATGCAGGGCAACAAACTATATAGGATTTTTAAGAAAGGCTTTAAAAGATTCAGGTTTTGGACATGTTCCTGTAGTATCTTTGAACCCAGGAGGGCTTGAAACAAACCCAGGTTTTAAAATTACCCCTTCACTTATTAATAAAAGTATGATAGCACTTGTGTATGGTGATCTTTTTCTAAACGTTTTACTTAGAGTTAGGCCTTATGAAAAAATTGCAGGTTCAGCAAACCTTTTATATGAAAAATGGAAAACTAAATGTATTGAGAATATTATATCAGGGAATTATTTTACTTTTACTAAAAATATAAAGGATATTGTAGATGATTTTGAAAATATAGAAATCAGAGATATTAAAAAACCAAGGGTTGGAATTGTAGGAGAGATACTTGTAAAGTATCATCCAACAGCCAATAATGAAGTGGTAAAGATAGTTGAAAGTGAAGGAGCAGAAGCAGTTGTTCCAGGACTAATTGATTTTCTTTTATATTCTGCTTATGATTTTAATTTTAAATATAGATATTTGTCAGGAACTAGGAAAGAGATGATATTATTTAATTCTCTTATTTTAGGAGCAGAGTTCTATAGAAAACCTATGAAGGAGGCACTGAAAAAAAGTACAAGATTTGAACCTCCAAAAAGAATTGATGAACTTGCAAAAAAAGCCTCTGAAATTCTTTCAATTGGAAACATGTGTGGAGAAGGATGGCTTCTTACGGCTGAAATGATTGAGCTTATTGAAAGTGGCGTGCCTAATATAATATGTATGCAGCCTTTTGCCTGTCTTCCAAACCATGTAACGGGTAAAGGAATGATAAAAGAAATTAAAAGAAGGTATAATAAGGCAAATATTGTGGCTGTTGATTATGATCCAGGAGCAAGTGAAGTAAATCAATTAAATAGAATAAAACTTATGCTTTCAGTTGCCTTTAAGAACATACATAAGGATGCAGAAATAGAAAAAAATAACGATATTAAAATTATAAATTATAATACCATACCTTTAGAAAGGTAGGAATTCAGAGGGGGACTAAGTTTGGGTTTTGAAGTTAAAATAATAAAAAGGGAAAATCAAATTACAGCAAAATCAAATGGTGGAATAACAAAGGAGATCTATATTTACCCTGAAAGCAGTAAATACAGTAATAGGGATTTTGTATGGAGCCTTAGTATATTTACTTTAGAAGAGGAAGAATTTATTTTTGAAGATCTTCCTAATTATGAAAGATATATAATGCCTATTAATGGACAGTTAAAGCTTGAACATAAAGGATATTATAGAACTAAATTAATGCCCTTTGAAAGTGATTGGTCTTTAGGAGAATGGATAACATACGGCAAGGGTAAATCTGTAAATTTTAGCCTTGTTCTTGCAAAGGGATTAAAAGGATGCATTGATTCTTTAAAGATAAAAGATGGTATTTATGTAGATGATATGATTTGGAATGGAGATAAAGAATTTAAAAGGGAAGCTAAAGCATTATATTGCTGTAATGAAGGATTTTCAGTTGAATTTAATAACTATCAGTATTCACTTAATGCTGGAGAGATGCTTTTGATTATAGGGGATAGTGTGAAAGGAAAAGAGCAGATTAAACTGTTTAGCTCTTGTGATGAGGTAATGATTGTAAAGGCAGAGGTGCTATTCAATTAAGTTTGTTACCAATATTGGCAGGCATTTTTAGAGTGCCTGTTCTTTTTTTGCAAAATATATATTTATAATCTATAAATTGGCATAAAAATTGCATTATTATTTGTGTTAGCAAATAAGACTAAATTGTTTTATAAAATAATTTTATTCTTCAAAGATTATAAATTTATACATTTTATTATCTACAAGATTTTGATATTCTATTAATTAATGGTTTATTATAATAGAAAAAATATATTGAATAATAAATTATGCCAAAAACTTGTTCCTTTATTTTATGGATATAGCATAATTGTTTGCCATAAAAATGGGAACATGTTATATAAAAAAATT encodes:
- a CDS encoding HutD family protein, with the protein product MGFEVKIIKRENQITAKSNGGITKEIYIYPESSKYSNRDFVWSLSIFTLEEEEFIFEDLPNYERYIMPINGQLKLEHKGYYRTKLMPFESDWSLGEWITYGKGKSVNFSLVLAKGLKGCIDSLKIKDGIYVDDMIWNGDKEFKREAKALYCCNEGFSVEFNNYQYSLNAGEMLLIIGDSVKGKEQIKLFSSCDEVMIVKAEVLFN